The following proteins are co-located in the Komagataeibacter sp. FNDCF1 genome:
- a CDS encoding protein-disulfide reductase DsbD: MPFMWLVSILCMVLLAAPAAHAAQSEAVTSTRADVTLVTDDDTYMPGRALHVGLQMHLAPGWHTYWLNPGDAGEATTLAVTAHGGAGGQASAIEWPTPRVLHDGPLTSYAYTGDVLLPVTLVPVQAEGDGPLTLDAVADWLVCAEVCVPEHGTFHLSLPRGGPQPSAQAAAFARASADRPVASPFAAQLSPAGILQLAGRGLSAGAVTAAWFMPDVSGAIDQDVAQPVVVGDGAVQLTLHPGPEFHNGANLSGIVVLRDGMGRERGLSVLPVVGVVHPLAPPVAAHATNVGVLVLMAFAGGLILNLMPCVFPVLAMKVLALERMARGERGAAIRGAAAYAAGVVGSFVVLGGAVAALRVAGQQAGWGFQFQSVGFVITICLLLFAVALNLLGVFAIGLRLMGVGSALPAHAGDFLTGVLAVVLASPCTAPFMGAAVAGALAASPLVGLLVFAALGFGLAAPYLLLAAMPGLLGWLPRPGRWMETVRNLLALPVLATCVWLAWVARLEGGPDALYLLGAGLVLVATGCWCLRRATAMDLRDAMEGRAGLYRAVAILSLLVAFVGGAVVPPATMHDHGTERVADGSSVFSPARLAELRRQGRPVFVDMTAAWCISCLVNERVALSTHAVQAAFARQGIVYMKGDWTLRDADITAFLHAHGRDGVPFYVYYPAHGAEVILPEILSPGIVLHMIGADGT, encoded by the coding sequence GCTGCATGTGGGCCTGCAGATGCACCTTGCGCCGGGCTGGCATACCTACTGGCTCAACCCCGGCGATGCAGGGGAGGCAACCACGCTGGCTGTTACCGCGCACGGCGGGGCGGGCGGGCAGGCCAGCGCCATTGAATGGCCGACGCCGCGCGTGCTGCATGACGGGCCGCTGACATCCTATGCCTATACCGGCGATGTGCTGCTGCCGGTTACCCTTGTGCCAGTGCAGGCGGAAGGGGACGGCCCGCTCACGCTCGACGCCGTGGCGGACTGGCTGGTCTGTGCGGAGGTCTGTGTGCCCGAGCACGGCACCTTCCACCTGAGCCTGCCGCGCGGCGGGCCGCAGCCTTCGGCGCAGGCGGCGGCGTTCGCCCGCGCCAGTGCGGACCGGCCCGTGGCCTCGCCCTTTGCCGCCCAGCTGTCACCTGCCGGTATCCTGCAGCTTGCGGGGCGGGGCCTGTCGGCGGGTGCGGTCACGGCGGCGTGGTTCATGCCCGATGTATCCGGCGCGATCGACCAGGACGTGGCCCAGCCTGTGGTGGTGGGCGATGGCGCCGTGCAGCTTACGCTGCATCCCGGACCGGAATTCCACAATGGCGCCAACCTGTCCGGCATCGTGGTGCTGCGCGATGGCATGGGGCGCGAGCGTGGCCTGTCGGTCCTGCCCGTGGTGGGGGTGGTCCATCCTCTTGCACCGCCGGTGGCGGCCCATGCCACGAATGTCGGGGTGCTGGTGCTCATGGCCTTTGCGGGGGGGCTGATCCTTAACCTCATGCCCTGCGTGTTCCCGGTCCTGGCCATGAAGGTGCTGGCGCTGGAGCGCATGGCGCGCGGGGAGCGGGGCGCGGCCATCAGGGGGGCTGCCGCCTATGCCGCGGGTGTCGTGGGGTCGTTTGTCGTGCTGGGTGGCGCTGTCGCGGCATTGCGGGTTGCGGGCCAGCAGGCGGGGTGGGGATTCCAGTTCCAGTCCGTGGGGTTTGTCATCACCATCTGCCTGCTGCTGTTTGCGGTGGCGCTCAATCTGCTAGGCGTCTTTGCCATCGGGCTGCGGCTCATGGGGGTGGGCAGCGCCCTGCCTGCGCATGCGGGGGATTTCCTGACGGGGGTGCTGGCGGTCGTGCTGGCGTCACCGTGCACGGCCCCCTTCATGGGGGCGGCGGTGGCGGGTGCGCTTGCGGCCTCGCCCCTTGTCGGGCTGCTGGTTTTCGCGGCGCTGGGTTTCGGGCTTGCCGCCCCCTATCTGCTGCTGGCCGCCATGCCCGGCCTGCTGGGCTGGCTGCCCCGGCCGGGGCGGTGGATGGAAACCGTGCGCAACCTGCTGGCGCTGCCGGTACTGGCCACCTGCGTATGGCTGGCATGGGTAGCGCGGCTGGAGGGTGGTCCGGATGCGCTTTACCTGCTGGGGGCAGGGCTTGTGCTGGTGGCCACCGGCTGCTGGTGCCTGCGACGGGCCACGGCAATGGACCTGCGTGATGCCATGGAAGGGCGGGCGGGACTGTACCGTGCGGTGGCCATTCTCAGCCTGCTGGTCGCCTTCGTGGGGGGGGCTGTGGTGCCGCCCGCCACCATGCATGACCACGGGACAGAGCGGGTGGCGGATGGCAGTTCGGTCTTTTCCCCCGCGCGGCTTGCGGAACTGCGCCGGCAGGGTCGGCCCGTATTTGTGGACATGACGGCCGCGTGGTGCATTTCATGCCTGGTGAATGAACGCGTTGCCCTGTCCACCCATGCGGTGCAGGCGGCGTTCGCCCGGCAGGGTATCGTATACATGAAGGGCGACTGGACCCTGCGGGATGCGGACATCACGGCCTTCCTGCATGCCCATGGCCGCGACGGGGTGCCGTTCTATGTCTATTACCCCGCCCACGGGGCGGAGGTGATCCTGCCGGAAATCCTCTCCCCCGGGATTGTCCTGCATATGATCGGGGCGGATGGAACCTGA